The following nucleotide sequence is from Bactrocera oleae isolate idBacOlea1 chromosome 2, idBacOlea1, whole genome shotgun sequence.
gacgaggtaccaTCGCATATTCGGACAAGAGTTTACCTAATACTAATGTTCTCCATACATGAAACCAAAAAGGCTTAATGTGTTGTTTTTGGCTTTTATTTACACTtcatataaggttgtcaaatatctcccttccgcttttttgtcttttgaatttcgcggctatgtacaaagcgctacagagtatctggcaacactatacataatttgaaaggtcttgacataacctacaaaacaacgctatgcatgattagtttggatattgcgttcaacagttatagacgtgtaagcatggagttcactaacgccgaaattcgcgctattttaaagttttccttcgttaaagggaaattcgctagagaaacgttccgtgagattaatggtgttttgggggatggtactctatcacttcgaaccgcggaggaatggtttcgacgattcagagccggtgaaaacgacaccatggataagccagccggcggaagacctatgacgacaaataccgatcaaatcatggaatacatcgagttagaccggcatatggcatctcgtgacatcgcccaggagatgggagttagtcaccaaaccattttgaaccatctgcagaaggctggatacaaaaaaaagtttgatgtttgggtgccgcataatttgacgcaaaaaaaccttctggaccgaatcaacgcctgcgatatgctgctgaaacggaacgaactcgtcccattcttgaagcggaatgtgactggcgacgaaaaatggatcacatacgacaatatcaagcgaaaacggtcgtggtcgaaggccggtgaatcgtcccaaacagtggccaagccgggattgacggccaggaaggttttgctgtgtgtttggtgggattggaagggaatcatccactatgagctgctcccatatggccagacgcttaattctaccatctactgcgaacaactggaccgcttgaagcaggcgatcgaccagaagcgtccagaattggccaacaggaagggtgtagtgttccaccaggacaacgccagaccacacacttcgttgatgactcgtcagaagctacgggagctcggatgggaggttttatcgcatccaccatatagcccggacgtagcaagctgagtgattaccacctgttcctgtccatggcgaatgcccttggtggtgtgaagttgaactcaaaagaggcttgtgaaaagtggctgtccgaattcttcgcaaataaggaggtgggcttctacgaggaaggtattatgaagttgccgtctagatggaaacagatcatagAACAAAACGGcgtatattttaactaaatccgatcactgtaacactttttataaagcattaaatgaagagcaaaaaagcggatatttgacaaccttatatatcgTCTGCGTCCATAAATTACGTTaggtattgtttttaattttctgtccCCCCAAAACAATTTGCATCGTCCTTTTATTTACGACTAGTTAAGACTAGTAATCAATATTGCTGAGAggtataaatgtaataaaaatttaacaatagaatacttaaatttttactactgtGAGTAAAAAAAGGAATATCTACTCTATTTCAGTCTATGGAGAATTATGCGCTGTCTTGGAACTAAAGGAAATAGCCGcgctaatattttatatttacgattttagaatattttatcaAGAATTTCAATGTTTCAgtttttttatgctattaattgTAGCAATGaagtttatgtaaaaaaaatattatcttgaaaaaatatatttaacctaCCTTTTGAAGGAATGCTAAAGTAGACCGAACTTTTCTCTTAGTGGCTTCTCTGAGAAGCCATTCAATCTCATGTTGAATGTGATGTGTTAACTCTTCTTTCTTCGGGAATTTTTGCTTCGCTGTATTCCATAATTTTATCATATCGTTCTGGCAGAACTTCTTGGTCTTATAGACGTATCTTTTGACGTATGCGTTATAAAAATCTTGATAactcattttaaaataataagagCATGAACTGAGTCGAGTAAAACCATTACAAGAATAAACAAAGCAGGTTAGAACCTGTCTGTGTGTTACTGTCACTCAGCTCATACGATCTCGTTCATCGAGTCGCAAGTTCGGCTGACAGTGGCGCGAAAACAAAGGACGGGCTACACTGTACCGTAAATTCAGACTAAATTGAGCtatttggtaaaaaataaatatggtgGTATGAAATTCAGTAGATGTATAACGTCGAAGtttgaatgaaattattttcgatATTAATTCGAACGAATTAGTGAATAATCTTAATCGTATTACGATGACGCTTAAGATTAAATCTTAAGCTGTACATACAATTTGGATTAAATGgaccaaaataatataattttttttctttcaatcagaaaaaaaattgcatgataTTTGTCGAGACCCTCCCTCTCCCGAACGTGAGAGTAGATGAGATTTGAGTCGACCCTCTCTCTCCTTAATCATCTCACGTAATTTATGGACGCCCGCTTAAgtgataaagaaaatttaaatttttttcaatataagctgtcaattcaaacaaaaatactaaaacaatTCAATTTTTATGCTCAAATAAAACCTCCTTTAGCTGACCTAAGGTGTTATACTTTTCCTGATACACTCTTCTACCTAATTGCTCCCACAAATACTCGATTACATTGAGCTCAGAACTCTGCGCTGGTGTTTGAAATAGTTTGGGACAGTTGTGTATCAACCAAAGCTTTGCAACGCCCGATGTGTGCTTGTGGTCGTTGTCTTGATAGAAAGCCACTCCGCactttgcttaaaattttcctTCAAAATATTGAGATAGCCAAATTTGTCcattttactttatatttatcaataaaatgcaaattgcCTATTCCACACTTGATATGCAGCCCCAAACCATGATAGAACCTCCTCCGTGCTTTACAGTGGCTTTTGTACTTTTATAATCAAATTCGGCATTTGGTTTACGCCACTCAAACATTTTGCCATCTGATCcatgcaaattaaatttgcttttctCAGTGAATGAAAAAGGGAAAActatcaaaataaatgtattttgaggtaaaataatgtaaaactACCTGATTCCAAAAGTCTTCTGATTTTAGTAAATACTCCTTAGCATATTTTAgccttttctttttattttgaaggCTAATGATAGGTTTTTTCCTTGCAACTCTACCATAGTAATCGTATTTGTGTAACGTTTTACGAACAGTATTTAGGCAAACATCTTTTgcatttcgaaattttaaagaaatttgcaGTTCTTTTGCCAATTTGGAAGGATCTTTTGTGACTTCCTTTAGTATAGAACGCTCTTCTCGCACAGATAATATCTTGCCCTGACCTTCTCTGCTTCTATTCGCCAATCTGAATTCATCATGGACCCTCTTGATCACATCATGGACTGTGGATTTGCTTCTTCCTACAAATTCCCGCACTTAATTTCACTATTAGTTGGCTTATTTCGACCGAAGTTTGCCTTTCTTTTGGAGCCATTTTAAAAACAGTTCTCAAAATTGAACTAGTCTAacactaaataaatttaattactgAATAAGACCAAAAATACGATTATGAAGTGTGCATTTACAAAATAACGGCACTTTTTGCATTGCTAGTGAGATTTGCCCGATTATTCGTTGAGTCCAGAAAATTgagttatttatgtttttctactaaaatttacagttattataagggattgttgttgttttcttattGATGAGTGGGATAGGGTTATGAAGTGTAAATAAGAACGAAAAACAACACAttgtgcttttttgtttttatgtatagTGAACATTAATATTAGACAAACTCTTGTCCGATTATGCGATGGAGCCACTGTATATTCACGAAATCAAGCGCGaactattatttaaggcaacaatgtattatccgaagaaattgttcaggtcagatttctatatcatatagctgccatacaaattgaatgatcagaatcaagttcttctaaggaacctttttatggtgcaaccgaagttaacgttttttcttgttttacagAAGTTATGTTGAAATCTACAAAAAGTGGGATAGTTcgctaaaaaaaaagaaacgccAAAAGCATTAAGACTCGCAGGAAAGATAGCTCGGAGAGGTTCCATGTGGtgtaaaaattggtaaaattagTCATGACCGATATGCATCGGTGTACAAAATATGGATGTTATTTTAGTGTGTAAGTTGCATCGCTTAATTCCGATGCATCGAATAGTGGTCGATATTTTGGATTAATCGATGTTTTCATTTGATACATCGCACAACATGATGACATTGCGGGTATGAACgccgttaaaattaaaaaaaaaaaacagagaaaTTACGAGGGTTAACACGCGCACCACGATCTATTGCAGAAGCCAAATTGTTCAGAATATTTGGAacggttggttgaaaagtttctgcgctcgaaatgaaaaaatactgtttttggtacgaaactTAGTttacttgtaactttgcatgtgttctcactacagatgtaccaacttgagaacaaaaaatttggagctagtagggctatttcttggtgagaccaaccaacttttcaaccaacctgtacataaTCATTATTCCCTAAATTATACAAAGTAGCTTTAAAGTACTTAACCATTGTTGCTACATACATCAGGTCCATCCTAACgtctattttcaaaacaaagaaatcaaatacataacaaacaataaaatagaaCTTAAACAAAGTCTATGAAAAGTGTTAATTACAAGGACTATTTTGCCAAATTTTGCTTTGAAGTAAATAACATTGTATAAATGGAGGCAAATTCTTCTGATAAGTGAACAGGTCTTTTAAGcagtaaatttataaatcatGATTTATATTGAGGTGTACTTACTTGAGCACCGGTTAAAGTAGCCATATCTAGAATGATGTTTGCTTTCAGATCCTTGTGGGCGTAACTAACACCATCAGCCAATACGAGGCGCCCCTCAGCATCAGTGTTGTTAATTTCAACAGTACGACCAGAATACAAAGTGTGAACATCATCAGGACTGTGGATCAGCAACCGGAAACATTTTGGTggcttttaatatttgtattaatacttatttaattaaaaatttaccgaGTTGCATTGGGACCCACTGCATTCTCCGCCAAACATAAAACGGCatgtaaattttctttaaagccACATTTAATGGCTGCATAAAAGGCACCCAAAATAGCCGCAGCACCGCCACAATCCCGTTTCATACCCGGCATAGCTGTTTTACCTTTAATGCTCAGCCCGCCAGTATCATAAACAATACCTTTGCCCACCAAAGCAATAATATCCTGGGCGCCTTTTGGTTCATAAGAGAGAACAACCAATGCCGGTGGTACAGCGGCTGCTTTGCCAACACCATAAATTCCACCGAATCCTCGTTCACGCAACTCTTCGCCACGTATAACAGTGGGCTTTATACATAATTCTTTCGCTATGATTTCAGCTTCTCTCACAAAATGGCTTACGTTCATTTCATTGCAAGGCATATCTACTATACGTGCCGCTAAACGAATACCCCGCGCCACCTCTTCAATGCATAAAATATCCGTAGAGTTTAAGGGTTCTTCGCAAACTTGTCCATCCTTCTCAATTATAATGAATTCCACATTTATTATGGGCCTAGCACTCTCGTAGTTTTCATCATTGTCCATAACCTCATCTTGAGAATAATTTTCAGATTTACTTTGGCCGCCACTAGTTTTTCTAGAATACAGTGGAAAAGCACGTGCTACAGCACAAGCACTAGCAAACAAATCATCACGATCGCACACAATAACAACACTCTCTTCGTTGGCATGCATAATATGAGTCCGAACCAGACGAGTAATGGCGTGCGAACGCGAAGGTGTATTATGACGGGAGCATTTAAGCGGCACAGCCGCTACAGTGGCACAATCCAAATACAGTGAACACTTATCCGTAGGCGAAGGATGTAAACAAGCAATGGCATTCTTGAAAGTAGTCTCATCGACACGTGAATCTAATTTACACGATACATTTGAaaactttaacaaatttaaGTGCCGCAATTGACCAATTACGAGAACGGGCTTGTAGTAAGGATCGCAAGTTGTTAGCGAACTATTGAATTTTATATCAGCAGCCAtctaaaatataatcaaaagcagatattttaaatagaagtaatttatataataaataacaaaacatttgTTTGAGTTTCGTAAAATCTTCATTGAGAATTAtcattatatgtacatagataataatataccttGCACGTTTTGTTTATAGTCTGAAAAGTCAAAGGCTAGTTTTCTGTCGATTTAGTTTTAGTACTGTCCctataatttaacaaattttcacaTACAATCCGAAACAATAAGAACAAaacgaatatttcagtcaatatagaaaatattttttgtctcaaaattttgcacaaccTATTCACTAATGATGtactaatattttcattgtCCGTATTTTTCAATTGACCGTcagcaaaatgtatattataatttaccTTAAATAAACTGAAAAACTAATTCCACATAAAAATAGGAGTATTTTATGTAGTATGAAAAATACCAAGTATTTTATGTTACTTTTCAATCCTTTACAGAATGCTAacataattaatatttcattaaacaGCTGCAGTTTTTCTTTAACAGAGCATCACACCTCCTAGAAAAAGCCTATGAGATCCTGGCAACATTCAAATGATAATCCTTTTCTCTTTTAACAACTGACACAAATCATGAGAACTGGTTCGTTTTCGTTCAGTATTACCATTTTTCATATCGGTCCAGAGGTTTTTTATACGGTTGAGATCAGCAGACTGAGACTACATCACTTCTATGCCCTTACCATGATTTTCGCGCCACCATATTTGACGGTTTTCGTTGTAAATTAGTGTTTTTGGCGTTTTCGTCCAggtgtttcatttttattaacattatttAGATTATatcatgttattttaaatttttaaaaataaattcaattcaaattcattaacaaaattaataaaacggaCTATTATGGTCTCTTACAGcttgaagtttgactattttaaggcaaatttgtgttttcttttgaattttataactcatgGAGAAAGCACGTTCACGCCGGCGCGTACCACTGGTGCTCGTGCTAGACCGCCTCATCGGGCGGCGTGTATTACCTGTATCTGTGGTCAGGATATAAAAAACGGCACGAGTCACACAATTTGCAAAGTAAGCACTCAATGTACTACTGAGGAAACAACACGCGCGTGCAAGTCTGAACACGCGAGAAATGCGCGCCGCCAGATGAAGCGCGACATAGATTTGTGTGCCGCCGTTGGGCGAGTAAAATGAAAATCGGAGCCGGCGTGAACGTGTTAAATTGCAAAGTTCATAGATTTGAtttaggaaatttactgctctaccattttgtagagcactCAGttttatgtatacacatacaaaatcGGTAAAACTAGATATTTTTAAGTAGTTAGAAGCGAGATAtcaatttttctatctgataacaagaaaaaaaatagaaaaatgtaaaGCGAAAGACCTAACCGTTACATTTAAGAGTTCATAAAGGTGCTATCAACCAATCTTTCCGAGAACCAAGCAAAAAAAACATTCGTTTTTTGACCCACCTTGatatatacaatgtatgtatatcttcaaTTTCTGTAAACATGTAAATGTGACTAATCATTTTTTTAAACTGGAAACCACTACgatctacatacataaatttgtaaGCAAATCTGCATCTGTACTACGATTTGGTGTAAACTTACATGGGACTCAACTCGCCTCGCTCCACAGTCAACTTCTTCTGGTTGCATTTTCTATATTacgtatgtttatttttattagaaaacgcaatttaattaaattcgataaaaattaatttcaacatAAAATATACCTTATAACCGCAGCTGATGAACGCAACTGCCACCgatcaattataaaattttgcagaGAGCCATGATCATGTTTTGCAAATGAAAATGGAATAAAAGGTAGtgtagaaaaatgtataaacaatAAATTAGCGCTTATCAACGGAATTAACGCAAGCTATGAGAACGATTGCGAGTGCTTGCACAAAAAAGATAAGACGGTACAGTGAAACTGACCTAATTCAAAGGAGCTATGGTATCTTTATTGTAATTACCATTAATTGAACTAAAAAATCGATTAAAACGAGAACTCCAGTTCGATTAATAACAAAACATTTgcccacatatacatacaaatttaattttatcctATATATTACTTTATATAGGTTTCAATATTGATTCAAATTAAAATGCTTTCACACTAATTTAGTGATCATAAGCAGCCTAATTGGGCAGACCCGTGTTTATTCTTATCATCAAATATTGTGCAGATGTTACTAGATGATGATAAATCATCAAAAGATTGACGTATCACCAAAAGGAATTAATTATAAGCCAATTGCGTTAGTAAGGCATCTTTATTATCAGAAATTAGTTTCTATTTTCCGTCTAAAAAAGCAATGACTTCCCTTTTACTTGCCAATTCTAATGACCTTGAGAAAATTTACAGAAACTCAAgccacacatatataaattggAAATCCGGTAGgtaatttgaatataataatgCATTGTGATGAGAGTGGATGCAACTAAATCAGCTTATACTAATGTGGTTAGTTTGtcagcaaataaatacatattggcATTTTCCATTATACTCTGTTGCCGTCAAATTGTTGTTAACTAAGATTCTAAATATGCGATTGGCAGCAATCACAAGTTTACAGATTTATGCAGTATGAAAATTTGATTTATAAagttatatgcatatttttttcgtcgatattaaaaatatttggatatgcGATCCTTTGTATCTCACCTTTTTTATGATGACACGCTGAAGAATTTTCTAATGTTGTGGCAGTACGCAAAACAGTTACAGTTAAACTTTCTGGGCAATTAAATATCGCACCCTTCGCTATTTTCAATGATTTCACTATGTGCATTAATTTTGAAGGTAATGCGAAAATGTGCAATTAAGCTACCGGCGCCAAAGTGGCGAAGTTGTCAATCCAAAATAGTTTTGGAGCATTTTTACATCTCACCCTGACATTTGTAGTTTGCTTTTATTTGCCAAAAAAGGAGTTACCAGATTAGCAAGAGGTACAGTTCAGCAAAATGACgatttaatagatttttttttaatatacacatTAGCAGATCATAGAGTTAATAAggtctaatttttgtttttaatatattaattattgtttttaacctTGGAAAATCATTTTATAGGTTTGGCTGACTTATGATTAATCGAGCAACGTATTCTTCATTGAACACACCCACAGAATGCCAACAATGAAAAATGTCAAATTGAAAACCATTTGACTGCTCCAACGTTTTCATTTCCCGCGTTCGTATATTCTCAACACCTTTGTTATCTATTCCCCcaattgtcaataaaacaaagcaaaagccAGGCGAATAAACCGAAGAATTTAAATCAGCCGAAAAGAAAAGTAAATTTGGCGACGCAACTTTATTTCGATCAGTTTGTTGCAGGGTCGGTTAGCAAACGGTTGTGCAGGTCTAACTAGTAAAACTAGAAGCAGTATTTTTGGATTATTGAGTACGATTGGCTGTGTGTCTACATCCAACTAACACGAGATAATGtatcaattgaaaaatttagcACGTCAAGCTGCTGCCCGTCAGCAGGAAGTGGCTACCTTGGTCAAGGCTTTGCCAACAGCATTACAGAATCGCGGTTATGCCGAGTACCAAATCCCCGAACGCTTGAAGGATGTGCCCACTGCCAAGGATCCACGTTTCTTCGACATGGTGGAGTACTTCTTCCACCGTGGTTGTCAAATTGCCGAAAACCGCCTTATTGATGACATGAAGGGAAAACTGTCACTGGAGGAAAAGAAAAATAGGGTCAAGGGTATTTTGATGCTTATGCAACCATGTGATCATATCATCGAAATTGCCTTCCCACTGCGTCGCGACTCTGGTGAATACGAATTAATTACCGGCTACCGTGCTCAACACAGTACCCATCGAGTCCCAACCAAGGGCGGTAAGTGAAATACACTAACTTAGACCTAAGTAAAGCATATATGTAAAAGGCAAATGGTTCGTATTCTTTCGTGTGCTATTGTGTTGCtatctaaaatataatatacgatatttaatacaattaaataagaAAGTCCAGACATTTGTTCACATATTCCACTGTATTCTTATGTAACAACCTTTGAGGCCAAAAGGAAAAGAAATATTtcgcatgcatatatgtacatagattgCAATAAAGAGAACtaccaatttttacacctccgTGGTTACAGAATATTACAAAGCAGCATTTTCCTTGAAATGAATTGTACTTTTTCAATGCATAATGTGTATTCATTTAccaaactatatacatatgtacttacatgtTCTACTTTGTTTACATTGCATTTGGGTctacgtgcatacatatgtatgtatgtgctacgGTCGATACTCTAATGACATTGCATAATATTGCAGGCCATACCATCTTAATTCGCATTAATTTTCAAGCCATTGGTTTGGCCTTGACAGCACAACTATTATAATAACACTGTTAATACATTTtggattttttcaatttgtcgctcatatttgtaagaattttagAAAACCCCAAATTAAtgacaaaataaaaactaatcgTCGAACAGGCACACCAACTTATTTGTAAATCATACTAACTAAAATTATGTTTATCTGTAAATGATTGATCGTAGTATGTTTAAAACTATGGAAtcgttaataatattttcgtaaaacaagtaaaacacttataaataaaaaatgttatttataaatataacaattgtCTACAGTGGTTTAGTTGCCCTAAATATACATTTGTTCGAttttggatatacatatatgtgcccACAATTCATGAAAATACTAACTATTTTAAAAGATTTACTCtcgtttgtttttaaattgttatttctATTTTACAATGCAAAAATCATAGAacattaaaaaaactaattaacaGTTGTATTTATAATGtaggttttgttttgaaaaataaggatACCTCGAAGTAAAcagagttttttttataaatttccagTTCAAAATCTCTTTTAAAACACCAGCAGTAATTTGCCATCATACGACTACCACGtcattgtaattaaaatattccgAATAACTTTtcgcataaatataaaaaaatataaatatcatataaaatatCTCTCATCTCATATAACAATTTTTGGtagttttttcttattaataattaattaaaataaagaagcTGTGATTGTTTGGTGTTCTATCACATATTCTTTATTGTTACATATCcatattttaaaactactaacaaatacatataacctAAGAATGCCAATTGGC
It contains:
- the grsm gene encoding probable aminopeptidase NPEPL1 isoform X1 — protein: MHIVKSLKIAKGAIFNCPESLTVTVLRTATTLENSSACHHKKVAFISCGYKKMQPEEVDCGARRVESHMAADIKFNSSLTTCDPYYKPVLVIGQLRHLNLLKFSNVSCKLDSRVDETTFKNAIACLHPSPTDKCSLYLDCATVAAVPLKCSRHNTPSRSHAITRLVRTHIMHANEESVVIVCDRDDLFASACAVARAFPLYSRKTSGGQSKSENYSQDEVMDNDENYESARPIINVEFIIIEKDGQVCEEPLNSTDILCIEEVARGIRLAARIVDMPCNEMNVSHFVREAEIIAKELCIKPTVIRGEELRERGFGGIYGVGKAAAVPPALVVLSYEPKGAQDIIALVGKGIVYDTGGLSIKGKTAMPGMKRDCGGAAAILGAFYAAIKCGFKENLHAVLCLAENAVGPNATRPDDVHTLYSGRTVEINNTDAEGRLVLADGVSYAHKDLKANIILDMATLTGAQGIATGKLHGAILTNTEEWETKALEAGRRSGDLLAPIVYLPELHFSEFASAIADMKNSVADRNNAQPSCAGLFVGAHLGFDYPGVWMHVDMATPVSTGERATGYGVALLLTLFGNYTKCSLLQSIAPNDAEPPTKRVCRD
- the grsm gene encoding probable aminopeptidase NPEPL1 isoform X2, which encodes MAADIKFNSSLTTCDPYYKPVLVIGQLRHLNLLKFSNVSCKLDSRVDETTFKNAIACLHPSPTDKCSLYLDCATVAAVPLKCSRHNTPSRSHAITRLVRTHIMHANEESVVIVCDRDDLFASACAVARAFPLYSRKTSGGQSKSENYSQDEVMDNDENYESARPIINVEFIIIEKDGQVCEEPLNSTDILCIEEVARGIRLAARIVDMPCNEMNVSHFVREAEIIAKELCIKPTVIRGEELRERGFGGIYGVGKAAAVPPALVVLSYEPKGAQDIIALVGKGIVYDTGGLSIKGKTAMPGMKRDCGGAAAILGAFYAAIKCGFKENLHAVLCLAENAVGPNATRPDDVHTLYSGRTVEINNTDAEGRLVLADGVSYAHKDLKANIILDMATLTGAQGIATGKLHGAILTNTEEWETKALEAGRRSGDLLAPIVYLPELHFSEFASAIADMKNSVADRNNAQPSCAGLFVGAHLGFDYPGVWMHVDMATPVSTGERATGYGVALLLTLFGNYTKCSLLQSIAPNDAEPPTKRVCRD